One part of the uncultured Bacteroides sp. genome encodes these proteins:
- the nifE gene encoding nitrogenase iron-molybdenum cofactor biosynthesis protein NifE, which translates to MDYILKEREKQVAFAGINTATIECNKESLAGSVSQRACVFCGSRVVLYPIADALHLIHGPIGCAAYTWDIRGSLSSGPELHRLSFSTDLQERDVIFGGIDKLNAAMEELIDLHHPKAAFIYTTCIVGVIGDDVESACKQMALRKGIPVIPVQAPGFQGSKKDGYKVACEALFQLVGTINKPTPKYSINILGDFNLAGELWILLEYYKKMGIHVNATITGDGRVEDICNAHNASLNVVQCSGSMNYLAQMMKKEYGIPSMRVSYFGIEDMSDALYDVASFFKSEEMMAKAKELVREEFTRLIPQLKWYKERLQGKKAAIYVGGAFKAISLIKALRLIGVKTVIVGSQTGTTEDYELIKKLCDEGTIIVDDSNPVELSHFVKEKHADIFIGGVKERPIAHKIGLGFCDHNHERKEALAGYEGMMNFAREIYATAISPVWQFTK; encoded by the coding sequence ATGGACTATATTTTGAAAGAAAGAGAAAAACAAGTGGCATTCGCAGGTATTAATACTGCAACGATAGAATGCAACAAAGAAAGTTTGGCCGGTTCAGTTAGTCAAAGGGCATGCGTTTTTTGTGGTTCCAGAGTTGTGCTCTATCCTATTGCAGATGCATTACATCTCATTCATGGTCCTATTGGATGCGCCGCGTATACATGGGATATAAGAGGCTCTCTTTCTTCAGGACCAGAGTTACACAGACTTAGTTTCTCCACCGATTTACAAGAAAGAGACGTCATCTTTGGGGGTATCGATAAATTGAATGCGGCTATGGAAGAATTGATTGATCTTCATCATCCAAAAGCTGCTTTTATTTATACTACTTGTATTGTAGGAGTTATTGGAGATGATGTGGAATCAGCCTGCAAACAGATGGCTCTCCGTAAAGGTATTCCCGTTATCCCTGTTCAGGCACCTGGCTTTCAAGGATCAAAAAAAGACGGGTACAAAGTTGCTTGCGAAGCACTCTTTCAACTTGTAGGCACCATAAATAAACCAACACCTAAGTATAGCATAAATATACTCGGTGACTTTAATCTTGCCGGTGAACTCTGGATTTTGTTGGAGTACTACAAAAAGATGGGTATTCACGTAAATGCTACAATTACCGGAGATGGAAGAGTTGAAGATATCTGTAATGCCCACAATGCTTCCTTAAATGTTGTTCAATGTTCCGGATCCATGAACTATCTGGCTCAAATGATGAAAAAGGAATACGGCATTCCAAGCATGAGGGTTTCCTATTTCGGCATTGAGGATATGAGTGATGCTCTTTACGATGTTGCTTCTTTCTTCAAAAGTGAAGAAATGATGGCTAAAGCCAAAGAGTTAGTACGCGAAGAATTTACCAGACTTATACCACAGCTTAAATGGTATAAGGAAAGACTGCAAGGAAAAAAAGCGGCAATCTATGTGGGTGGTGCATTTAAAGCCATTTCATTAATAAAAGCTCTTCGTCTGATAGGTGTTAAGACTGTGATTGTTGGATCACAAACCGGAACCACTGAAGATTATGAACTCATTAAAAAACTTTGCGACGAGGGCACAATTATAGTAGATGACTCTAATCCTGTTGAGCTATCTCATTTCGTAAAAGAAAAGCATGCGGATATTTTTATTGGAGGAGTAAAGGAGCGCCCCATCGCACATAAGATAGGATTAGGATTCTGTGATCATAATCACGAAAGAAAAGAGGCTCTAGCCGGTTATGAAGGAATGATGAATTTTGCACGTGAGATTTATGCTACGGCAATAAGTCCGGTATGGCAATTTACTAAATAA
- a CDS encoding nitrogenase component 1, giving the protein MEKQYISTRNACKLCAPLGASVALKGIEGCVPLIHGSQGCATYIRRYMISHYKEPVDIASSNFSEAATVYGGSRNFITGINNIIRQYNPKVIGIASTCLSETIGEDLPGLIRDYKEANKDKELPTFINVSTASYCGSHIDGFHNTLLAAIKSLATDKLKGDYINIFPGFVSPADIRYLKEVLDDFGIKYILFPDYSETLDNEHWKDYQLIPQGGTPISDIIRTGGACATIELGNVFNKGAVRSNAGRIQTAGEWLENEFGVKNYQMGMPIGIKSSDSFFNILSEISQKSVPEKHRKERGRLIDAYVDAHKYVFGKRAMIFGEEDLVLSLTGFLKEIGIEPALIGSGGNSGLLKSEVEKLFDQAEVPISVLSGSDFETMREQAEESNPDILIGNSKGYYIARERKIPLVRLGFPIHDRFGAARLHHIGYRGTQELFDRIVNALIEYKQENSPVGYKYI; this is encoded by the coding sequence ATGGAGAAGCAATATATATCAACCCGTAATGCATGCAAACTATGTGCCCCACTAGGTGCATCTGTAGCATTAAAAGGAATAGAAGGATGTGTTCCGCTTATCCATGGTTCTCAGGGATGCGCCACTTATATTCGTCGGTATATGATCAGCCATTATAAAGAACCGGTAGATATTGCTTCATCAAACTTTAGTGAAGCTGCTACTGTTTATGGGGGAAGCCGGAACTTTATCACAGGAATCAATAATATTATAAGGCAATACAATCCTAAAGTTATTGGAATTGCCTCTACTTGTCTAAGTGAGACAATAGGCGAAGACTTACCCGGATTGATCAGAGATTATAAAGAGGCAAATAAAGACAAGGAATTGCCTACATTTATCAATGTATCTACAGCAAGTTATTGCGGCAGTCATATTGATGGATTTCATAATACTTTGCTGGCAGCTATAAAATCTTTAGCCACTGACAAACTCAAAGGAGATTATATAAATATATTCCCTGGATTTGTTTCTCCGGCAGATATTCGTTACCTAAAGGAAGTACTTGATGATTTTGGCATTAAATATATTCTTTTCCCGGACTATTCAGAGACTCTTGACAATGAGCATTGGAAAGATTATCAATTAATTCCTCAGGGAGGAACTCCAATAAGTGATATAATACGTACCGGAGGAGCTTGCGCAACAATTGAATTAGGTAATGTATTTAACAAGGGAGCCGTCAGGAGTAATGCAGGCAGAATCCAGACTGCCGGAGAATGGTTGGAAAATGAATTTGGAGTAAAGAACTATCAGATGGGAATGCCTATCGGAATTAAATCTTCCGACAGCTTCTTCAATATATTGTCTGAAATCAGCCAGAAGAGCGTTCCTGAGAAACACAGAAAAGAACGAGGCCGCTTGATAGATGCTTACGTAGATGCTCACAAATATGTATTCGGTAAACGAGCTATGATTTTTGGTGAGGAAGATTTAGTTTTAAGTCTTACCGGTTTCCTAAAAGAAATAGGTATAGAACCTGCTCTTATTGGATCAGGAGGAAACAGTGGCTTACTGAAATCAGAAGTAGAAAAATTATTTGATCAGGCAGAAGTTCCAATAAGTGTACTAAGTGGTTCTGATTTTGAAACAATGCGCGAACAGGCTGAAGAATCAAATCCAGATATATTGATTGGAAATAGTAAAGGGTATTACATTGCCCGGGAACGTAAGATTCCGTTAGTCAGATTAGGATTTCCAATTCACGACCGCTTTGGAGCAGCTCGCCTACATCACATTGGATATAGGGGAACTCAGGAATTATTTGACCGCATTGTAAATGCATTAATAGAATATAAACAAGAAAACTCTCCTGTAGGGTATAAATATATTTAG